A portion of the Caenorhabditis elegans chromosome III genome contains these proteins:
- the acbp-5 gene encoding Acyl-CoA-binding domain-containing protein 6 (Confirmed by transcript evidence), translating to MIIAWAVSSFQDHPKNENQEEEPIDTLLEAKFDAATTRLPGFLTKIDQKTILKFYGLYKQAVEGPADSKKGPYWFETVARKKFNSWLANSQMSRSRAMEAYCELMAQLDTSWDPDAETVKKSGLWEKMPSTMGVIEPEMFDDAVVHPPTKLETETEKKWFAAMRVSDIDTMRTLLRNEPEIIEAKDQYLAMTALLWATDLGCDPVVQFLIENNVDVNAVDGCLQTALHFAAQCHRPLLAELLLQAGADRSALDADGLTPSECCDDEDLRKKLTP from the exons ATGATTATTGCATGGGCAGTCTCTTCATTCCAGGAccatccaaaaaatgaaaatcaagaaGAAGAACCCATCGATACGCTGCTTGAGGCGAAATTCGACGCGGCGACGACAAGGTTGCCGGGGTTTCTGACAAAAATCGATCAGAAAACTATATTAAAATTCTATGGACTCTACAAGCAGGCTGTAGAAGGTCCAGCAG ACTCGAAAAAAGGTCCCTACTGGTTCGAAACGGTCGCGCGCAAAAAGTTCAACTCGTGGCTAGCGAATAGTCAGATGAGCCGGTCGAGAGCTATGGAAGCGTATTGTGAGCTCATGGCTCAGCTTGACACGTCTTGGGATCCGGATGCAGAGACGGTGAAGAAAAGTGGACTGTGGGAGAAGATGCCCAGCACAATGGGTGTTATCGAG ccaGAAATGTTCGACGACGCTGTGGTGCACCCGCCAACGAAACTGGAAACCGAAACCGAAAAGAAATGGTTCGCGGCGATGCGCGTGAGCGATATCGACACTATGCGCACACTTTTGAGAAATGAACCCGAGATTATTGAGGCCAAGGATCAATATTTGGCg ATGACCGCTCTCCTATGGGCTACGGACCTCGGATGTGATCCAGTTGTTCAATTTCTTATTGAAAACAATGTAGATGTCAATGCAGTCGATGGATGTCTACAGACAGCGCTACATTTTG CCGCTCAATGCCACCGACCACTGCTCGCCGAGCTTCTACTCCAGGCGGGCGCCGACCGGTCCGCTCTCGACGCCGATGGTCTGACACCTTCAGAATGCTGTGATGACGAGGATCTCCGGAAGAAATTGACGCCATAG
- the T12D8.10 gene encoding BolA family protein (Confirmed by transcript evidence) produces MASPVERVNALLTEAIKPQILKVVDESGGCDGYKFRLLIVSEAFEGKCTLQSHRLVQAALAPIMDETHALTICAYTPERWSQMTTEDRQNAGCQDLVD; encoded by the exons ATGGCATCACCAGTGGAAAGAGTCAATGCGCTACTCACAGAAGCCATCAAGCCGCAGATTTTG AAAGTCGTCGACGAGAGCGGAGGCTGCGATGGATACAAATTTCGGCTTCTCATCGTCTCTGAGGCGTTTGAGGGCAAGTGTACGCTGCAATCTCACCG ATTGGTCCAAGCTGCTCTTGCTCCAATCATGGACGAAACTCACGCGCTCACCATCTGCGCCTACACACCTGAAAGATGGTCCCAAATGACGACGGAAGACCGTCAAAATGCCGGTTGCCAGGATTTGGTGGACTAA
- the set-16 gene encoding PHD-type domain-containing protein (Confirmed by transcript evidence) → MICIECGGTAFNNTELCENCMDVNRSGTMSLDMARQCDMSSSCGSCQRMITADSRQCTTCRKSYHLSCDSSDVSSLNNFVCISCRRRSQMLPDDVMLSASARPSRGQDAPLSPFSDPSVPQISLQMQPAPLPSSYPRSQDFNGDVYTQIAAMQQQRQQQQQNQVQQMLATQAQLMDEISDGGGTNDSDRNSSPFYQEASDYDEDFVPASTRGRGRGGGAKKKPGRGGSTGTRRQTNPGPSGFFSATQLQAMSGDFSHLHQPQQTSSTRGKRGKRGNGTSVPRQPGKGPGRGRGRGRGSAAAIAQLAQLQQVQYGAQGAPMFNGAPQLHPTQPTVAPTLPPSVTYQNVAPTAPPAPPALQTPLPDPLPSIVPSFQQAPQAVAIREVDELMLEDESSRQSGGSRSDEPEYIRTAIVCRVNDEFLQKACMCLVCGSIGKGPEGSMVACSNCAQTYHTYCVTLHDKLNSAVVGRGWRCLDCTVCEGCGTGGDEANLLLCDECDVSYHIYCMKPLLDKIPQGPWRCQWCSRCRRCNHKAASGNDLTSQGLCFPCASLRKCPRCERNYQLNEKLIRCSQCSKWQHGACEGLYTDEQLEQAAIDRMRCSACRPKRVQPSGFSDVDTVWCDYVALDKDAHEILKSKYTPSALKNHMMESVGYRESFDHYDDDYNPLEDSSDQVTPLPIPGQRGRGRGNPSGRRGMNRIGIGGFYAKLPRHRIQALTEEAAAAAASSEDSKQAKRPRKSRRSQLEDAYPPQIQEAFFGIKAVEGKVLVDTPVDEPFLAEFNGWYKRTRSTKAFELCMTASEMLRTDIDENEFLDCVGLPNMETDALDDFDFNLLEDFDVDEENDELENSLLGAPGNTEMKEDAAEGIEGSYGPTSFNLDQRPSTSSAGGSLGSQDPFHPGMNPANFAQHAPGVRNAIARSGSQTDNSERYQFSARWEEDEPNGLQATTAAVLYSNEKHGYLRQQFPNWVDRVKQIQKLWRTLNHEVRLDYVNRARDNRTRSGNRPRPRRTNVQSTDSPPPPQMGFKVPANPSSNMMGSSEQSMQPKQVFITHHLPMDVYQVYQDLKRVKFDRERLNGSLEEQLNKARKQKKNLAAKKRQMVKTQTAAPDYDGRNIDLNESDQQTLATLTEQIKVTQAEIELHRRDLKKHESNLSDFVMKHGILRNEHEVKREDVQLSAIRDQQYAAHADEMLAQQAQNQGLGQVHPPVLVAPQAAISLPMLNQQQQHHQRMMQMQMRGGPPGQFMMRAQPPQQPQINMHNHEIAKRMLMQQFRNAHPVMGGIRHDEITDPIMRDVYDCLEAIVFDVHTVAEREAMQAAGQQPPPPHIMQRMMQQHPGGPGGPRLIMPGQFPQLQGRRIPQQPPPVQLPQVDVDPPKTAAKRKKGGGNPKKNASSYPAAGEYDAWIEQMRMRFRLCPDIPKKQKEPRLNRPGCEFVSHGLTDMAVRATKKRTPLVGEFGAMRVKRGTRLFGNEERGEKSIMFQDLNLYQVEPQIRLFALYNNPLPTMEDDVFRDEEDQIIDKPTSALQKLLNKKRGASGAMDHIRSRARYMEETNIPPAPERGMFYENVEAEEEVTVELVFNTCDITEESSVDEKKDVCGRLHEQIRDLLAIKDEVAWSMEDTPPESPVSRSPEPEATVGAVQQTSSTSRAPSEATEREIKREVEEEAAPVAPEIKREIVEPSQSQNSSQCKNCQKALESHSSTSIVTVKAEKLNLAPTGSVVTTRAAPVPPGVPGAPGAPIAPSEEKTKEELASFCSKKCYYELASATRAPLTEEEVAAAEQHVSEEVYNKLKQVLTENIVKAVSQGKKPDPQLTSPRDTRCMMDEGRRENVTIVPVASLIGAVEAPKEAPSQRAAEAAEDWKAYTKSIWDSFVNIQQQHAHHILSPKIGVPHPPYHLDKRICVFCGGIGDGETTRCGRLISLTEFYWVHVNCALWSAEVFENQTGGLTNVDRAVLRAAQTACDHCKRPGASVKCHKMNCGVNYHVLCAMQNNGFFIKDRTFICKQHEKVSNQAIVGRLDALRRIYVKRDENTMLTRLFELTDGPTLCMRLGAFTFYKIGSITPKQLKRFHTKDYIFPNNYRITRLFWSPKSHRERMMFECIIEDRNNQPIFVVKSLEDPTICYKAVSASKAWQPIYEKVHQLREQQQGDSLKFFGSQICGETLFGLNENAITKITESLPGFDTIFTYQHRHQNSPVLELPLAENLMGCARAEPRNRTIGQHFRTKPQPMGGTHHHIGSASGLSSQATIIASSSSSANESLQSRQAATSVTSANSGRTRGVRSYYTEEAAARARAFGIPPEMASLSLRMETTQNAQTAFSAYQKMRREWKDRVYLARSRIAGLGLYAKVDISMGDFIIEYKGEIIRSEVCEVREIRYVAQNRGVYMFRIDEEWVIDATMAGGPARYINHSCDPNCSTQILDAGSGAREKKIIITANRPISANEELTYDYQFELEGTTDKIPCLCGAPNCVKWMN, encoded by the exons ATGATT tGCATCGAATGTGGCGGTACCGCGTTCAACAACACGGAACTATGTGAAAACTGCATGGATGTTAACCGTTCTGGCACGATGTCGTTGGATATGGCCCGTCAG TGTGACATGTCGTCCAGCTGTGGATCGTGCCAAAGAATGATAACTGCAGATTCGAGGCAGTGCACAACTTGTCGGAA AAGCTACCATCTCTCCTGCGACTCTTCCGACGTCTCAAGCCTGAACAATTTCGTCTGCATATCCTGTCGTCGGCGAAGCCAAATGCTGCCGGACGACGTGATGCTTTCAGCCTCCGCACGCCCTTCTCGCGGACAAGACGCACCTCTTTCTCCATTCAGCGACCCCTCAGTTCCCCAGATTTCACTACAAATGCAACCGGCACCTCTGCCGTCCAGTTATCCTAGAAGTCAGGATTTCAACGGGGATGTGTACACCCAAATAGCCGCCATGCAGCAACAAcgtcagcagcagcagcaaaaTCAAGTTCAGCAGATGTTGGCCACACAGGCACAGCTTATGGATGAAATTAGCGATGGTGGTGGTACGAATGACAGCGATCGGAATAGTAGTCCATTTTATCAAGAGGCTTCCGACTACGATGAGGATTTCGTGCCTGCTAG cACTCGCGGACGTGGACGTGGTGGAGGCGCCAAGAAAAAACCAGGCCGCGGAGGATCCACTGGTACTCGTCGACAAACGAATCCCGGCCCGTCGGGCTTCTTTTCCGCCACACAGCTTCAGGCGATGAGTGGTGATTTCTCCCACCTTCACCAACCGCAACAAACATCATCGACACGTGGAAAGAGGGGAAAACGAGGAAACGGCACGTCGGTGCCACGTCAGCCTGGCAAGGGACCGGGTCGTGGACGTGGCCGTGGGCGCGGTAGTGCAGCCGCCATTGCTCAGCTCGCCCAGCTTCAACAGGTGCAATACGGTGCTCAGGGAGCCCCAATGTTCAATGGTGCCCCACAGCTTCACCCAACCCAACCCACTGTTGCTCCTACTCTTCCACCCAGTGTTACCTATCAAAATGTTGCTCCAACTGCTCCTCCTGCTCCTCCTGCCCTTCAGACCCCTCTTCCCGATCCGCTGCCCTCAATTGTTCCGAGTTTCCAGCAGGCCCCACAGGCGGTCGCAATTCGAGAAGTCGACGAGCTGATGCTCGAGGATGAAAGCTCACGGCAGTCTGGCGGCTCAAGATCTGATGAGCCAGAGTATATTCGTACGGCTATTGTTTGCAGAGTCAATGACGAGTTTTTGCAAAAG GCTTGTATGTGCTTAGTATGCGGATCGATTGGAAAAGGGCCCGAAGGATCGATGGTGGCATGCTCAAATTGTGCACAGACGTATCACACGTATTGTGTAACCCTACATGATAAG CTCAACTCAGCAGTAGTCGGACGTGGTTGGCGATGCCTTGACTGTACAGTTTGCGAGGGATGTGGAACCGGAGGCGACGAGGCGAATCTGCTACTCTGTGATGAGTGTGATGTCTCGTATCACATTTACTGCATGAAACCCCTACTAGACAAGATTCCCCAAGGACCGTGGAGGTGTCAGTGGTGTTCAAGATGCCGGAGATGCAATCATAAAGCAGCGTCTGGCAATGATTTAACGTCGCAAGGACTGTGTTTCCCGTGTGCTTCACTCCGCAAATGCCCGAGATGTGAACGGAATTATCAATTAAACGAGAAGCTGATTCGGTGTAGCCAGTGCAGCAA atggcaACATGGTGCCTGTGAAGGTCTCTACACAGACGAACAGCTCGAGCAAGCAGCAATCGATCGTATGAGATGCTCGGCGTGCCGTCCGAAAAGAGTTCAACCGAGTGGATTCTCTGACGTAGATACTGTATGGTGCGACTACGTGGCACTTGATAAAGATGCTCATGAGATTTTGAAGTCGAAATACACACCGTCCGCTTTGAAGAATCATATGATGGAATCTGTTGGTTATCGAGAATCATTCGATCATT atgacGATGACTACAATCCATTGGAGGATTCGTCAGATCAAGTGACGCCACTTCCTATCCCTGGTCAGCGTGGACGAGGACGTGGAAATCCGAGCGGGCGACGTGGCATGAATCGCATTGGAATCGGCGGTTTCTACGCAAAACTTCCTCGTCATCGAATCCAGGCGCTCACTGAGGAGGCAGCGGCCGCCGCGGCGTCAAGTGAAGACTCAAAACAAGCGAAAAGACCGAGAAAGTCGCGAAGATCTCAGTTGGAGGATGCTTACCCACCGCAGATTCAAGAAGCGTTCTTTGGGATTAAGGCAGTGGAGGGAAAAGTTCTTGTGGACACACCAGTCGATGAGCCATTCCTTGCAGAATTCAATGGATGGTACAAAAGGACGCGATCGACGAAGGCTTTCGAGCTGTGTATGACGGCTTCTGAAATGCTCCGAACTGATATTGATGAGAACGAGTTTTTGGATTGTGTCGGACTGCCAAATATGGAAACTGACGCGCTTGATGactttgatttcaatttgCTCGAAGATTTTGATGTTGATGAGGAGAATGATGAGCTCGAGAATAGTCTACTCGGAGCTCCCGGGAACACTGAAATGAAGGAGGATGCGGCCGAAGGAATCGAGGGATCTTATGGACCAACTT CGTTCAATCTTGACCAAAGACCATCAACGTCATCTGCCGGAGGATCCTTGGGATCACAAGACCCCTTCCATCCAGGAATGAACCCCGCAAACTTTGCCCAACACGCTCCAGGAGTTCGTAACGCAATCGCGAGAAGCGGAAGCCAAACCGACAATTCCGAACGCTATCAATTTTCGGCTCGCTGGGAAGAGGACGAGCCAAACGGGCTTCAGGCGACGACGGCGGCAGTGCTCTATTCGAACGAGAAGCACGGATACCTACGACAACAGTTTCCGAATTGGGTGGATCGTGTCAAGCAGATTCAGAAGCTTTGGAGGACATTGAATCACGAAGTTCGCCTGGACTATGTGAATCGTGCTCGCGATAATCGTACCAGAAGCGGAAACCGCCCACGTCCTCGAAGAACCAATGTGCAGAGTACCGACAGTCCCCCACCGCCACAGATGGGTTTCAAGGTGCCGGCGAATCCTTCCTCGAACATGATGGGATCTTCGGAGCAGTCTATGCAGCCGAAGCAGGTGTTCATCACGCATCACCTTCCGATGGATGTCTATCAAGTGTATCAGGACTTGAAGCGAGTGAAATTCGATCGAGAACGACTTAATGGGTCGTTGGAAGAGCAACTGAACAAGGCTCGCAAACAGAAGAAGAATCTTGCGGCGAAGAAGCGGCAAATGGTCAAAACTCAGACCGCCGCGCCAGATTACGATGGAAGGAATATTGATTTGAACGAAAGTGATCAGCAGACGCTGGCGACGCTAACCGAGCAGATTAAGGTCACTCAGGCCGAGATTGAGTTGCATCGGCGGGACTTGAAGAAGCATGAGAGCAATTTGTCGGATTTTGTAATGAAGCACGGGATTCTGCGCAATGAACACGAGGTCAAGCGAGAGGATGTACAACTTTCGGCCATTCGAGATCAACAATATGCGGCTCACGCGGACGAGATGCTCGCTCAACAAGCACAGAATCAGGGGCTTGGACAGGTACATCCGCCGGTTTTGGTAGCTCCACAGGCTGCGATTTCGTTGCCGATGCTCAATCAACAACAGCAACACCATCAGAGGATGATGCAGATGCAAATGCGCGGCGGTCCGCCTGGACAATTTATGATGAGAGCTCAACCACCACAGCAGCCCCAGATAAACATGCACAATCACGAAATTGCAAAGAGGATGTTG ATGCAACAGTTCCGTAACGCTCATCCGGTGATGGGTGGTATTCGACACGACGAGATCACGGATCCAATCATGCGAGATGTCTACGATTGTCTCGAGGCGATCGTCTTTGACGTGCACACTGTCGCTGAGCGTGAAGCAATGCAAGCAGCCGGACAACAACCACCACCGCCGCACATTATGCAAAGAATGATGCAGCAGCATCCGGGTGGTCCAGGGGGTCCTCGTCTCATAATGCCTGGCCAATTCCCTCAGCTTCAAGGTCGGCGCATTCCTCAGCAACCTCCGCCAGTGCAGCTTCCACAGGTCGACGTCGATCCGCCGAAGACAGCAGCGAAGCGCAAGAAGGGTGGCGGAAATCCGAAGAAAAACGCGTCTTCCTACCCGGCAGCAGGCGAATACGACGCATGGATCGAGCAGATGCGCATGCGATTCCGGTTGTGCCCGGATATCCCGAAGAAGCAGAAAGAGCCGCGACTGAATCGGCCCGGGTGTGAATTTGTGTCCCATGGGCTCACTGATATGGCGGTTAGGGCCACCAAGAAAAGAACACCGTTGGTTGGCGAGTTTGGAGCAATGAGGGTCAAGCGAGGCACCAGGCTCTTTGGAAATGAGGAGAGAGGAGAAAAGTCGATTATGTTCCAGGACCTGAATCTCTACCAAGTGGAGCCTCAAATCCGGCTTTTTGCTCTCTACAACAACCCCCTTCCAACTATGGAGGACGATGTGTTCCGTGATGAGGAGGATCAGATAATCGATAAGCCTACCTCAGCTCTGCAGAAGCTTCTTAACAAGAAGCGCGGAGCTTCAGGAGCGATGGACCACATCAGAAGTCGAGCCAGGTACATGGAGGAGACGAACATCCCACCAGCACCCGAGCGCGGTATGTTCTATGAGAACGTCGAGGCCGAGGAAGAGGTGACCGTCGAGCTCGTCTTCAACACGTGCGACATCACCGAGGAGAGCTCAGTGGATGAGAAGAAGGATGTGTGCGGACGGCTGCATGAGCAAATTCGCGATTTGCTGGCAATCAAAGATGAGGTCGCCTGGAGTATGGAGGATACGCCGCCAGAGAGTCCGGTGAGCCGGAGTCCGGAGCCTGAAGCTACTGTTGGAGCGGTTCAACAGACGAGCTCAACGTCTAGAGCTCCATCGGAAGCTACTGAGAGGGAAATCAAGCGGGAAGTCGAAGAAGAAGCAGCTCCTGTAGCTCCAGAAATCAAGCGGGAAATCGTTGAACCTTCGCAGAGCCAGAATTCCAGCCAGTGCAAAAACTGTCAGAAGGCCCTAGAATCCCATAGCTCTACCTCCATTGTTACTGTGAAAGCCGAGAAGCTGAACCTTGCCCCTACAGGATCAGTTGTTACTACAAGAGCAGCACCAGTGCCTCCAGGAGTaccaggagctccaggagctcCAATAGCCCCATCAGAAGAGAAAACCAAGGAAGAACTTGCAAGTTTCTGCTCGAAAAAGTGCTACTACGAGCTCGCCTCGGCCACACGAGCCCCGCTCACCGAGGAGGAAGTCGCGGCCGCCGAGCAGCACGTCAGCGAGGAGGTCTACAACAAACTGAAGCAAGTGCTCACGGAGAATATTGTGAAGGCGGTGAGCCAGGGGAAAAAGCCGGACCCGCAACTCACATCGCCTCGCGACACGAGATGTATGATGGACGAAGGGCGTAGAGAAAACGTGACAATTGTCCCAGTCGCGTCGCTGATCGGAGCTGTGGAGGCACCGAAAGAGGCGCCCTCACAGAGAGCGGCCGAAGCGGCCGAGGATTGGAAGGCCTATACGAAGAGTATTTGGGATTCGTTTGTGAATATTCAGCAGCAACATGCG catcaCATCCTATCGCCAAAAATCGGAGTCCCTCATCCACCGTATCATCTGGACAAGCGTATCTGCGTGTTTTGTGGTGGAATTGGAGACGGTGAAACGACGAGATGCGGCCGGCTGATCTCACTAACCGAATTCTATTGGGTTCACGTGAACTGTGCTCTCTGGAGTGCTGAAGTGTTCGAGAATCAGACCGGCGGCCTGACGAACGTTGATCGAGCCGTGCTCCGTGCCGCTCAAACAGCCTGTGATCATTGTAAACGGCCGGGAGCAAGTGTCAAATGTCATAAAATGAACTGTGGCGTCAATTATCATGTGCTCTGTGCGATGCAAAACAATGGATTCTTTATTAAGGACAGG aCATTCATCTGCAAGCAGCACGAAAAAGTATCGAACCAGGCGATCGTCGGCCGCTTAGACGCTCTCCGCCGAATCTACGTGAAGCGCGACGAGAACACAATGCTCACTCGGCTCTTTGAGCTCACTGATGGTCCGACGCTCTGCATGCGACTCGGCGCTTTCACCTTCTACAAGATCGGCTCGATCACACCGAAACAGCTGAAGCGGTTCCATACCAAGGACTACATCTTCCCGAATAACTACCGTATCACTCGACTCTTCTGGTCACCAAAAAGCCATCGAGAACGAATGATGTTCGAGTGCATCATTGAAGATCGTAATAATCAACCGATATTTGTCGTGAAGAGTTTGGAAGATCCGACGATCTGCTACAAGGCGGTTTCAGCGTCAAAGGCGTGGCAACCAATCTACGAGAAGGTCCACCAGCTCCGCGAGCAACAACAGGGAGATTCTCTGAAATTCTTTGGCTCCCAAATCTGTGGAGAAACGCTATTCGGGCTCAACGAGAACGCTATCACCAAGATCACAGAGTCTCTGCCAGGCTTCGACACGATCTTCACCTATCAACACCGTCATCAGAACAGCCCGGTTCTTGAACTTCCGCTAGCCGAAAATTTAATGGGATGTGCTCGCGCGGAGCCCAGAAACCGAACCATCGGACAACACTTCCGAACGAAGCCGCAACCAATGGGAGGCACCCATCATCATATTGGCTCTGCATCGGGTCTCAGCTCCCAGGCGACGATAATTGCCTCGTCCTCCTCCTCTGCAAATGAGAGCTTACAGTCCAGACAAGCGGCAACTTCCGTCACCTCGGCGAACTCTGGCCGAACTCGCGGGGTTCGATCCTACTATACCGAGGAAGCGGCAGCGAGAGCCCGCGCCTTCGGGATCCCTCCGGAAATGGCCTCATTGTCACTTCGGATGGAGACGACGCAGAACGCGCAAACAGCCTTCTCAGCTTATCAGAAAATGCGTAGAGAGTGGAAGGATCGAGTTTACCTGGCGAGATCCCGCATCGCTGGACTTGGATTATATGCGAAGGTTGATATCTCGATGGGCGATTTTATTATCGAGTACAAG gGTGAAATAATTCGATCGGAAGTGTGCGAAGTTCGAGAAATTCGCTACGTCGCTCAAAATCGTGGTGTCTACATGTTCCGAATCGACGAGGAATGGGTGATCGACGCGACGATGGCAGGTGGACCGGCGAGATATATCAACCATTCGTGTGATCCGAACTGCTCGACGCAGATTCTGGATGCAGGCTCTGGAGCTCGCGAGAAGAAGATTATTATCACTGCGAATCGGCCGATAAGTGCCAACGAAGAG CTTACCTACGATTATCAATTCGAGTTGGAAGGCACCACAGACAAAATTCCGTGTCTTTGCGGAGCACCGAACTGTGTAAAATGGATGAACTAA
- the drr-2 gene encoding RRM domain-containing protein (Confirmed by transcript evidence), translating into MADEIFKAFIGGLPYDSIATDIETILKHCKFTDEELKKFDIHLVHDRDSGSFKGFAYVTFENEQQMNTAISGLNGADFGNRVLKVNRAQQRDRSDRGGGRGGRGGNFGDRGGRGRGAGGFRRGGEGGRFNEGERRGGFGGGGHRGGYRQRRESEEQHKAEETSDPSAPPAERPRLNLKPRTTDAAEIEARKKQEEEETKRRQEKLFQ; encoded by the exons ATGGCCGATGAGATTTTTAAG GCATTCATCGGTGGGCTCCCCTATGACTCCATCGCCACTGACATCGAAACTATATTAAAGCACTGCAAGTTCACAGATGAAGAG ctcaaaaagtTCGATATTCATCTTGTGCACGACAGAGATTCTGGAAGTTTCAAGGGATTCGCATATGTCACTTTTGAGAATGAACAACAGATGAATACTGCTATCAGTGGCCTTAATGGAGCCGATTTCGGAAATCGCGTACTCAAGGTTAATCGTGCCCAACAGCGCGATCGCAGTGACCGCGGAGGTGGTCGTGGAG GACGCGGAGGAAACTTCGGAGATCGCGGAGGACGTGGTCGTGGAGCAGGAGGCTTCCGGCGTGGCGGTGAAGGTGGCCGCTTCAACGAAGGAGAGCGTCGTGGCGGATTTGGCGGCGGAGGACATCGCGGTGGATACCGACAACGTCGCGAGAGCGAAGAACAACACAAAGCCGAGGAAACTTCAGATCCATCAGCTCCGCCAGCAGAACGTCCACGTCTCAACCTGAAGCCCCGTACCACAGATGCCGCTGAGATCGAGGCTCGCAAGAAGCAAGAAGAAGAGGAGACCAAGAGACGCCAGGAGAAGCTTTtccaataa